In the Rhizobium sp. CB3090 genome, one interval contains:
- the mgtE gene encoding magnesium transporter codes for MTTTDEDERVGSASAKTNPDIYDEDGVVRSDFLTDVNDAIARSDIPFLQQNVVRLHESELGDLLESLHPDQRLALVQLLGDDFDMTALTQVDDAIRMEIVDQLPNDQIAAGIGELDSDDAVYILEDLDQEDRDEILSQLPFTERVRLRRALDYPESSAGRRMQTEFVAVPPFWTVGQTIDYMREEEELPEAFTQIFVIDPTFKLLGSVDLDRILRTKRQTKVESIVRETSHPIPAVMDQEEAAQVFEQYDLLSAAVVDENDRLVGVLTIDDVVDVIHEEADEDIKRLGGVGDEELSDNITSTVRSRFVWLAVNLITAILASSIINVFDGAIEKMVALAVLMPIVASMGGNAGTQTMTVTVRALATGDLDIYNAFRVIRREAGVGFLNGILFAIIMGAIATFWFHDFQLGIVIAAAMIINLVAAALGGILLPLVLHRFGADPAIASSAFVTTVTDCTGYFSFLGLATWWFSIH; via the coding sequence ATGACGACGACCGACGAAGACGAACGCGTTGGCAGCGCTTCCGCGAAAACCAATCCCGACATCTACGACGAGGACGGCGTCGTCCGCTCCGATTTCCTGACCGACGTCAACGACGCAATCGCGCGAAGCGATATTCCGTTCCTGCAACAGAATGTCGTCCGGCTGCACGAATCCGAGCTCGGCGACCTCTTGGAATCGCTGCATCCGGACCAGCGACTGGCGCTGGTACAATTGCTCGGCGACGACTTCGACATGACGGCGCTGACGCAGGTGGACGACGCGATCCGTATGGAGATCGTCGACCAGTTGCCGAACGACCAGATCGCCGCCGGCATCGGCGAGCTCGATTCGGACGATGCCGTCTACATTCTCGAAGACCTGGACCAGGAAGATCGCGACGAGATCCTGTCGCAACTGCCGTTCACCGAGCGCGTGCGGCTGCGGCGCGCCCTCGATTATCCAGAAAGCTCTGCCGGCCGGCGCATGCAGACGGAATTCGTCGCCGTGCCGCCGTTCTGGACGGTCGGCCAGACGATCGACTATATGCGCGAAGAGGAGGAACTGCCGGAAGCCTTCACTCAGATCTTCGTCATCGACCCGACTTTCAAGCTGCTCGGCAGCGTCGACCTCGACCGCATTTTGCGGACCAAGCGACAGACGAAGGTCGAGAGCATCGTGCGCGAGACCTCGCATCCGATTCCGGCCGTAATGGACCAGGAAGAGGCCGCACAGGTCTTCGAACAATATGACCTTCTGTCTGCCGCCGTGGTCGACGAAAACGACCGCCTCGTCGGCGTGCTGACCATCGACGACGTGGTCGACGTCATCCATGAAGAGGCCGATGAAGACATCAAGCGACTGGGCGGCGTCGGCGACGAAGAACTGTCCGACAACATCACCTCGACGGTGCGCTCACGCTTTGTCTGGCTGGCGGTCAACCTGATCACGGCGATCCTGGCATCCAGCATTATCAATGTCTTCGACGGCGCAATCGAGAAAATGGTTGCGCTTGCCGTGCTGATGCCGATCGTCGCCTCGATGGGCGGCAATGCCGGCACACAAACAATGACGGTCACCGTCCGCGCCCTCGCAACCGGCGACCTCGACATCTACAATGCCTTCCGTGTCATCCGCAGAGAGGCGGGCGTCGGCTTTCTCAACGGCATCCTCTTTGCGATCATCATGGGCGCGATCGCCACCTTTTGGTTCCATGATTTCCAGCTCGGCATCGTCATCGCCGCGGCGATGATCATCAATCTCGTCGCGGCCGCCCTTGGCGGTATCCTGCTGCCTTTGGTGCTGCACCGATTCGGAGCCGACCCGGCCATTGCCTCGTCGGCGTTCGTCACCACGGTCACGGATTGTACGGGATATTTTTCGTTCCTCGGTCTGGCAACCTGGTGGTTTTCCATTCATTAA
- a CDS encoding peptide deformylase codes for MSVRPIIRFPDPLLKTPCAPVSVFDEGLRKLATDLLDTMRAAPGVGITAAHIGVLQRITVLELSREDGVRTYVNPEIIWFSEETMRHMEGSVSTPGFTDEIVRPKAIRFRYQDIDGQAHEAEAEGFLAICIQHEVDQLDGLFWLQRLSKLKRDRLVKRWEKAKA; via the coding sequence GTGTCAGTCCGTCCCATCATCCGCTTCCCCGACCCATTGTTGAAAACGCCCTGCGCTCCGGTTTCCGTTTTCGACGAAGGCTTGCGCAAGCTTGCCACCGATCTTCTGGACACCATGCGCGCCGCTCCCGGCGTCGGAATCACCGCCGCCCATATCGGCGTGCTCCAGCGCATCACCGTGCTCGAACTCAGCCGGGAGGATGGCGTGCGCACCTATGTCAATCCGGAGATCATCTGGTTTTCCGAGGAGACGATGCGGCATATGGAGGGCAGTGTCTCCACGCCCGGCTTTACGGACGAGATCGTCAGGCCGAAAGCGATCCGCTTTCGTTATCAGGATATCGACGGTCAGGCGCACGAGGCCGAAGCCGAAGGCTTTCTTGCTATCTGCATCCAGCATGAGGTCGACCAGCTCGACGGTCTGTTCTGGCTGCAGCGACTTTCGAAATTGAAGCGCGACCGGCTGGTGAAGAGATGGGAGAAGGCGAAGGCCTGA
- the lipB gene encoding lipoyl(octanoyl) transferase LipB has protein sequence MLRTDLQHQMFPFAGSPPVRWRIADGLVPYDEAVATMEKEVAAIGEGLAPELVWLVEHPPLYTAGTSANAADLIEPDRFPVFATGRGGEYTYHGPGQRVAYVMLDLKRRRQDIRAFVAALEEVIIRTLDSMNVRGERREDRVGVWVRRPEKPLLPDGTTAEDKIAALGIRVRKWVTFHGLSLNVDPDLGHFSGIVPCGISAYGVTSLVDLGLPVMMADVDIRLREAFEQIFGETANEP, from the coding sequence ATGCTACGCACCGATCTCCAACATCAAATGTTTCCGTTTGCCGGCTCGCCGCCGGTGCGCTGGCGTATCGCCGATGGTCTCGTGCCCTATGACGAAGCGGTGGCGACCATGGAGAAGGAGGTGGCAGCGATCGGCGAAGGTCTCGCGCCGGAGCTCGTCTGGCTGGTCGAGCATCCGCCTTTATATACCGCAGGCACCAGCGCCAATGCGGCCGACCTCATCGAACCAGATCGTTTTCCGGTCTTCGCCACCGGGCGCGGCGGCGAATACACGTATCACGGCCCCGGTCAGCGCGTCGCCTATGTCATGCTGGATCTGAAGCGCCGGCGCCAGGATATCCGCGCCTTCGTCGCTGCGTTGGAAGAGGTCATCATCCGAACCCTTGATTCGATGAATGTCCGCGGCGAGCGGCGCGAGGATCGCGTCGGCGTCTGGGTGCGCCGTCCCGAGAAACCGCTGCTGCCGGACGGAACTACGGCTGAAGACAAGATCGCAGCCCTTGGCATCCGGGTGCGCAAATGGGTGACATTTCACGGGCTGTCCCTGAATGTCGATCCCGATCTCGGCCATTTCTCGGGCATCGTGCCCTGCGGAATTTCCGCCTATGGAGTGACCAGCCTCGTCGACCTCGGCCTGCCGGTGATGATGGCGGATGTGGATATCCGCCTGCGCGAAGCTTTCGAGCAGATATTCGGCGAAACCGCCAACGAGCCTTAG
- a CDS encoding helix-turn-helix transcriptional regulator translates to MLKTEQETTVFSDEGDDTLGGRLSMARDAAGISLESLASQLGVRRETMIAWESDRSEPQPSVLVKMAAMFGVSPSWLMTGTGDGPGEDSDQRALEAVKIELSRLRSAHQEIGQLIETTTRQIERLDHQIRLRNVSKDVAH, encoded by the coding sequence ATGTTGAAGACGGAACAAGAGACGACCGTTTTTTCGGATGAAGGCGACGATACTCTGGGCGGGCGCCTTTCCATGGCCCGCGACGCCGCCGGCATCAGCCTCGAATCGCTGGCAAGCCAATTGGGCGTCCGGCGAGAGACGATGATCGCCTGGGAATCGGACCGTTCGGAACCGCAACCATCCGTTCTGGTCAAAATGGCTGCCATGTTCGGCGTTTCACCGAGCTGGCTGATGACCGGCACCGGCGATGGACCGGGAGAGGACAGCGACCAACGCGCCCTGGAAGCCGTTAAGATCGAACTTTCTCGCCTGCGCTCCGCACATCAGGAAATCGGCCAGCTCATCGAGACGACGACCCGCCAGATCGAAAGGCTCGATCATCAGATCCGGCTGCGCAATGTCAGCAAGGATGTCGCGCACTAA
- a CDS encoding DMT family transporter, with protein sequence MSQISVASARQNPLQGMAIMASAMIVLPVMDAIAKYMATFEAMSPGQITFYRFFFQLVCTLPPLFAVFGWAALSAKRPWMNLLRGALHGAASLLFFVAVKYMPLADVFAIYFVEPFMLAALSALFLGDKVGWRRWLAIVVGFGGAMIVIQPSFEIFGWKALLPVACAFLYALYLFMNRAVGEADSPLTMQTMAGIGGTIFMAGALWVGASAGVADFAPSLPASWLGLALLLILGTISGYAHMLIVRAFRLAPLSLLAPFQYFEIISATILGYALFGDFPNVSKWIGIFIIVGSGLFIIWRERVQSRAMKSA encoded by the coding sequence ATGTCCCAAATATCAGTCGCCTCTGCCCGTCAAAATCCGCTACAAGGCATGGCCATCATGGCCAGCGCCATGATCGTGTTGCCGGTGATGGACGCGATCGCCAAATACATGGCGACCTTCGAGGCGATGTCGCCGGGACAGATCACTTTCTACCGCTTCTTCTTCCAGCTCGTCTGCACCCTGCCGCCGCTCTTCGCTGTCTTCGGATGGGCAGCACTTTCGGCCAAGCGGCCGTGGATGAACCTCTTGCGCGGCGCGCTGCACGGCGCGGCAAGCCTGCTGTTTTTCGTTGCGGTGAAATACATGCCGCTTGCCGATGTCTTCGCGATCTATTTCGTCGAACCCTTCATGCTGGCCGCCCTTTCGGCGTTGTTTCTTGGCGACAAGGTCGGCTGGCGGCGCTGGTTGGCAATCGTCGTCGGCTTCGGCGGCGCGATGATCGTCATTCAGCCGAGTTTCGAGATTTTCGGCTGGAAAGCCTTGCTGCCGGTCGCCTGCGCCTTTCTCTACGCGCTTTATCTTTTCATGAACCGCGCTGTCGGCGAAGCCGATTCGCCGTTGACCATGCAGACGATGGCCGGCATTGGCGGCACTATCTTCATGGCGGGTGCGCTCTGGGTAGGGGCATCGGCCGGCGTTGCTGATTTTGCACCGTCCCTGCCCGCTTCCTGGCTCGGTCTCGCATTGCTGCTGATTCTCGGCACGATCTCCGGCTATGCGCATATGCTGATTGTCCGTGCCTTCCGGCTGGCGCCGCTGTCGCTGCTGGCGCCCTTTCAATATTTCGAGATCATCTCGGCAACCATTCTAGGCTATGCGCTGTTCGGGGACTTTCCGAATGTTTCCAAATGGATCGGCATCTTCATTATCGTCGGATCTGGCCTCTTCATCATCTGGCGCGAGCGTGTTCAGTCGCGAGCGATGAAATCGGCCTGA
- a CDS encoding acetyl/propionyl/methylcrotonyl-CoA carboxylase subunit alpha codes for MFKKILIANRGEIACRVIKTARRMGILTVAVYSDADRDALHVEMADEAVHIGAAPAAESYLVAEKIIAACKETGAEAVHPGYGFLSERASFCEALEKEGIIFIGPKPKAIRAMGDKIESKKFANAAKVSTVPGYLGVIDDADHAEKIAAEIGYPVMIKASAGGGGKGMRIAWNAEEVRDGFERARSEAKSSFGDDRVFIEKFVVDPRHIEIQVLADAHGNVVYLGERECSIQRRNQKVAEEAPSPFLDEATRRAMGEQSVALSRAVDYQSAGTVEFIVDRDRNFYFLEMNTRLQVEHPVTELVTGIDLVEQMIRVAAGEELPFAQDDIKLNGWAIESRLYAEDPYRNFLPSIGRLTRYRPPREGKTGHTIIRNDTGVFEGAEISMYYDPMIAKLCTWAPTRLEAVEAMGEALDGFVVDGIAHNMPFLSALMKHPRWREGRLSTGFIAEEYPGGFAPMMPDKSESAILAAVALSCGFVDANRRERYADRLRPAAGPLREEWVVKLGADYVPVTLQDGLVTIPFEMEMQIDGGTLAVATEWRPGDAVWAGTVGGRKVTAQIRPFLNGLRIDWQGLSAQAKVFTPRQAELDKLMPVKLPPDTSKLLLCPMPGLVVAIAVAQGQEVKAGETLAIVEAMKMENVLRAERDLIVGKINAKPGESLAVDAVIMEFA; via the coding sequence ATGTTCAAGAAAATCCTGATCGCCAACCGGGGCGAGATCGCCTGCCGCGTGATCAAGACGGCGCGCCGGATGGGGATCCTGACGGTGGCGGTCTATTCCGACGCCGATCGTGACGCTCTGCATGTCGAAATGGCTGACGAAGCCGTGCATATCGGTGCCGCCCCCGCGGCCGAAAGCTACCTCGTTGCCGAAAAGATCATCGCGGCCTGCAAGGAGACCGGCGCGGAAGCGGTGCACCCGGGCTACGGGTTTCTCTCCGAGCGTGCCTCCTTTTGCGAGGCGCTGGAGAAGGAAGGCATCATCTTCATCGGTCCGAAGCCGAAGGCGATCAGGGCGATGGGCGACAAGATCGAATCGAAGAAATTCGCCAATGCCGCCAAGGTTTCCACAGTGCCCGGCTATCTCGGTGTCATCGACGATGCCGACCACGCTGAAAAGATCGCAGCCGAGATCGGCTATCCCGTGATGATCAAGGCCTCCGCCGGCGGCGGAGGCAAAGGCATGCGCATCGCCTGGAATGCCGAAGAAGTGCGCGATGGTTTCGAGCGTGCGCGCTCCGAGGCGAAAAGCTCCTTCGGCGACGACCGCGTCTTTATCGAGAAATTCGTAGTCGATCCCAGGCATATCGAAATCCAGGTGCTGGCGGATGCCCACGGCAATGTCGTCTATCTAGGCGAGCGTGAATGCTCGATCCAGCGCCGGAATCAGAAGGTTGCAGAAGAGGCGCCCTCGCCTTTCCTCGACGAGGCCACGCGCAGAGCCATGGGCGAACAGTCCGTCGCGCTCTCCAGGGCGGTCGATTATCAGAGCGCCGGAACGGTCGAGTTCATCGTCGATCGCGACCGCAATTTCTATTTCCTCGAAATGAACACCCGCCTGCAGGTCGAGCATCCGGTTACGGAGCTTGTGACCGGTATCGATCTTGTCGAACAGATGATCCGGGTCGCCGCCGGCGAAGAGCTGCCTTTTGCCCAGGATGACATCAAGCTGAACGGCTGGGCGATCGAAAGCCGACTCTATGCCGAAGACCCCTATCGAAACTTCCTGCCTTCGATCGGCCGGTTGACCCGCTATCGTCCGCCCCGCGAGGGCAAGACCGGCCATACCATCATTCGCAACGACACCGGCGTCTTCGAGGGCGCTGAAATCTCCATGTATTATGACCCGATGATCGCCAAGCTCTGCACCTGGGCACCGACGCGGCTCGAAGCTGTCGAGGCCATGGGCGAGGCGCTGGACGGTTTCGTCGTCGACGGCATCGCACACAACATGCCGTTCCTGTCGGCGCTGATGAAGCATCCGCGTTGGCGCGAAGGCCGCCTTTCCACCGGCTTCATCGCCGAGGAATATCCGGGCGGTTTTGCGCCGATGATGCCGGACAAAAGCGAATCGGCGATACTTGCCGCCGTCGCACTCTCTTGTGGCTTTGTCGATGCCAACCGCCGCGAGCGCTATGCCGACAGGCTACGGCCGGCGGCGGGGCCGCTGCGTGAGGAGTGGGTGGTCAAGCTCGGGGCAGACTATGTTCCCGTGACGCTGCAGGACGGGCTCGTGACCATTCCATTCGAGATGGAGATGCAGATCGACGGCGGGACTTTGGCCGTCGCGACCGAGTGGCGCCCGGGCGATGCCGTCTGGGCCGGAACGGTTGGCGGGCGGAAGGTAACGGCTCAAATCCGCCCTTTCCTCAACGGCCTGCGTATCGACTGGCAGGGACTTTCCGCCCAAGCCAAGGTCTTCACGCCGCGCCAGGCGGAACTAGACAAGCTGATGCCCGTCAAACTGCCGCCGGACACGTCGAAGCTCCTGCTCTGCCCAATGCCCGGCCTTGTCGTCGCTATTGCCGTTGCGCAGGGTCAGGAGGTCAAGGCCGGCGAAACGTTGGCGATTGTCGAGGCGATGAAGATGGAGAACGTCCTGCGCGCCGAGCGCGACTTGATCGTCGGGAAGATCAATGCAAAACCGGGCGAGAGTCTTGCGGTCGATGCCGTGATCATGGAATTCGCCTAA
- a CDS encoding S-(hydroxymethyl)glutathione dehydrogenase/class III alcohol dehydrogenase, translating into MDVRAAVAVAAGKPLEIMTVQLDGPRAGEVLVEVKATGICHTDDFTLSGADPEGLFPAILGHEGAGIVVDVGPGVTSVKKGDHVIPLYTPECRECPSCLSRKTNLCTAIRSTQGQGLMPDGTSRFSIGKDKIHHYMGCSTFANYTVLPEIAVAKVNPDAPFDKICYIGCGVTTGIGAVINTAKVEIGSTAVVFGLGGIGLNVIQGLKLAGADMIIGVDLNNDKKEWGERFGMTHFVNPKEIGDDIVPYLVNMTKRGADQIGGADYTFDCTGNTKVMRQALEASHRGWGKSVVIGVAGAGQEIATRPFQLVTGRTWMGTAFGGARGRTDVPKIVDWYMEGKIQIDPMITHTMPLEDINKGFELMHSGESIRSVVLY; encoded by the coding sequence ATGGACGTACGCGCCGCCGTAGCCGTTGCCGCCGGTAAACCGTTGGAAATCATGACCGTTCAGCTCGATGGCCCGAGGGCCGGTGAGGTGCTGGTCGAGGTCAAGGCGACCGGCATTTGCCATACCGACGATTTCACGCTGTCGGGCGCCGATCCGGAGGGCCTGTTTCCGGCGATCCTCGGCCATGAAGGCGCCGGCATCGTCGTCGATGTCGGCCCCGGTGTGACCTCCGTCAAGAAGGGCGATCACGTCATTCCGCTTTATACGCCCGAATGCCGCGAATGCCCCTCCTGTCTCAGCCGCAAGACCAATCTCTGCACGGCGATCCGCTCCACCCAAGGCCAAGGCCTGATGCCGGATGGAACGTCGCGCTTCTCGATCGGCAAGGACAAGATCCATCACTATATGGGCTGCTCGACCTTTGCCAATTATACGGTGCTGCCGGAGATTGCCGTTGCCAAGGTCAACCCGGACGCCCCCTTCGACAAGATCTGCTATATCGGCTGCGGCGTCACCACCGGCATCGGCGCCGTCATCAACACCGCCAAGGTGGAGATCGGTTCAACCGCGGTCGTCTTCGGCCTCGGCGGCATCGGTCTCAACGTCATCCAGGGCCTGAAGCTGGCAGGGGCCGACATGATCATCGGTGTCGATCTCAACAATGACAAGAAGGAATGGGGCGAACGCTTCGGCATGACGCATTTCGTCAATCCGAAGGAAATCGGCGACGACATCGTGCCTTACCTCGTCAATATGACGAAGCGCGGTGCCGACCAGATCGGCGGAGCGGATTACACCTTCGACTGCACGGGCAATACCAAGGTGATGCGCCAGGCGCTGGAAGCCTCGCATCGCGGCTGGGGCAAATCGGTGGTCATCGGCGTTGCCGGCGCCGGCCAGGAGATTGCGACGCGGCCGTTCCAGCTCGTCACCGGCCGCACCTGGATGGGCACGGCCTTCGGCGGCGCGCGCGGCCGCACCGATGTCCCGAAGATCGTCGACTGGTACATGGAAGGCAAGATCCAGATCGATCCGATGATCACCCACACCATGCCGCTCGAAGACATCAACAAGGGTTTTGAGCTGATGCATTCGGGCGAGAGCATCCGCAGCGTGGTGCTTTACTAG